The Gemmatimonadaceae bacterium region ATTCCGGGGCGGTGGCGCTCTTCGTCTCCACCGCGGTGCAAGCCGAGAAGGTCGCGTCGATCCGTGCCCAGGTGCCGGGCGTGCGGCTGGTGATTGCCTTCGACGAGGGGGCCCGCGCACACGCCGACCTCACGCTGGCCGATGTCGAGTCGCGGGGGATGGGGATCGACACACCGGCGGCCGCCGAGGCGTGGGAGCGCGAGGCCCGCGCCGTGAAGCCTAACGACTTGGCGACGATCATCTACACCTCGGGGACGACCGGCCCGCCCAAGGGCGTCATGCTGACGCACGACAACTTCTGGTCGAACGTGGCGGCCACCGCGCGCCTCATCCCGATGGGGACCGACGAAGTGGCGCTCTCGTTCCTTCCCTTGTCGCACGTCCTCGAGCGCATTGGCGACTACTGGTTCTTCCACACCGGGACGTCGATTGCCTACGTGGAGTCGTTCGACCTGGTCCCGATCTGCATGCAGGAGGTGCGCCCGACGATTGCGATGTCGGTCCCGCGCCTGTACGAGAAGATGTACGCCCGCGTCCTGGAGAACGCACTCTCGGGGAGCGGGACCAGGAAGCGGATCTTCTTCTGGGCACGGGGGGTGGCCGACCGGTGGGCCAACGAGAAGCTGGCCGGGCGCGAGCCGTCGGGGTTGCTCGCGCTGCAGTACGCCATCGCGCAGAAGCTCGTCTTCTCGAAGCTCAAGGCACGCACCGGGGGGCGCATGCGCTACTTCGTGTCGGGCGGGGCGCCGCTGGCCACCGAGATCAACAAGTTCTTCTATGCCGCCGGCCTCACGATCCTCGAGGGATACGGCCTCACGGAGACGTCGCCCGTCATCGGCGTCAACACGCCGAAGGACTTCCGCATCGGGACCATCGGCAAGCCGATCGACGGCGTGGAGGTGCAGATTGCGGCTGACGGCGAGATCCTGACCCGCGGACCGCACGTGATGAAGGGCTACTGGAACAAGCCCGAGGCCACCGCCGAGGCGATCGATGCCGACGGCTGGCTGCACACGGGGGACATCGGGGTGATCGAGGACGACTTCATCCGCATCACCGACCGCAAGAAGGACATCATCGTCACCGCCGGCGGGAAGAACATCGCCCCGCAACCGATCGAGAACCTGATCAAGACCAACAAGTACGTGAGCCAGGCCGTGATGATCGGCGACCGGCGCAAGTACCCCATCCTCCTCGTCGTCCCCAACTACGACAACCTGGAGAAGTGGGCCGCGTACAAGGGAATCCTCTGGACCGACCGCGGCCAGCTGCTCCAGATGCCCACCATCCAGGCCAAGATGGACAAGGAGGTGCGCGAGCAGCTGACGGGGCTCGCCAGCTTCGAGACGCCGAAGAAGATCGCGCTCCTCGAACACGACTTCACGGTGGAGTCGGGGGAGATGACGCCGACGCTCAAGGTGAAGCGCCGCGTGGTCGACCAGCGCTACAAGGCCTTGATCGACACGCTGTACGAGGACGACGTGCACGCGTGACGCGGGTCGTTACGCCCGGCACTCCTGACGCGGCGCGGGGCAGCGCCGAGCCTAACGACGACGCAGCGGGACCGGGACGCCCGGCGTCGCCTCCGCACGCTCGGCGACCCATACGTAGGCGTCGCGCGCGAGTTCGCGCACGCCAGCAGGGACTGGGACGCTGGCCGGCGCAACGAGGCGGCCGCGCGCGCGAAGCGCCTCAACAACGGAATCCAGCATCGCGCCCGACGCCGTGGCACTGTCGAGCCACGCGGCTCGCAGCGTTCCCGGCGCCAGGGGGAGCACCGCCTGCGTGCGAAGCGCCGAAGCGTAGCGCCCGCGGGCGACGCCGTGACGCGGCGCATTGAGCAGGAGCGGCAGTACCTGCGCCTCATCTTCCAGCGCGAAAGCCCACGCCGCGCAGTTGCCTCCCAGGAGCACTACCCCACCCCCGTCCCCCAGGGCGAGCAGCGCCCGCAGGCGCAGGAGCGTCTCCTCGTCGCCGCCTTCCCGCGGCGCGTCACGACCTTCGCGTGCCGCCGCGTCAGCGTCTGACTCTCGCCCCTCGGCTCCGTCGGTGAAATCAACCTCACCATCGCGGATGGTGAACTGGCGCCGGCAGACGGGACACCCGAGGAGTCCGTCGACGATGTCGCGCCCCTCCAGTCGCGTCACGGATGCAACGAGCCATGTCTGCTCGTGCGGCGACGGACAGCGAAGGGAGTCGACGAGCTCGATGAACACTGGCGGCGGAGGGGAGGGGGAAGTGCGAGCAGCGGCGAGATGAGGCGGCCGAGCGGCGGACGTCAGCTATGGCTCACGCGCAGCTCATCGACATTCACCTCGGCGGGGCGCGTCGCGAGCCAGAGCACCGCATCGGCCACGGCGTCGGCGCGAAGCATCTGCGTGCGCCGCGTGAAGCCGGGGCGCGCGTCCGGATCGATCGGATCCCAGATCGCGGTGTCGGTGGGTCCGGGCGACACCAGCGAGACGCGCACCCCGCTCCCGCGCAGTTCCTGTCGCAGCACCTCGTGCATGGCACGTGCGCCGAACTTCCCCGCGGCATAGCCCGCGTTCTCGGGGAATGCCGTCCGGTCGGCAATGGAGCCGATGGTGATCACGTGTCCCGAGCCGCGTTGCCGCATCCCGGGGACGAGCGCGTGCATCAGTCGATACGGGGCGAGGAGGTTGAGCTGCACCATCCGGTCGACCTCACTCGGCGGGAGCGTCCCGATGGCGCCGAGCGCGAAGATCCCGGCGTTGTTCACCAGCAGGTCGGGGGTGCCGACGGTTTGTCTCAGGCGGGCGAGCGCCGATTCGACTTGCTCCTCGCGCGCGAGGTCGCAGGCGATGGCGAGGGCGCCGGCCCCCGTTTCCGCGACGAGCTGCTCCAGCGCGCGCGAGTCGCGCGCGATGGCCACGACGCGGGCACCGCCAGCCGCAAGAGCGGTGGCGATGGCGCGTCCGATGCCGCGCGACGCCCCGGTGACCACGGCACTCTTCCCGGCAAGGGGGGCGTTCACGGCGCCGTGCACGTCCATGTCAGCGTCCGTTGGAGCCGTGCGCCAGGCGCAGGAACTCGTCGCGCGTGCGCGCGTCGTCGCGAAAGCACCCCAGCAGCGCCGAGGTGATCGTCTTCGAGTTCTGCTTCTCCACCCCCCGCATCATCATGCACAGGTGGTATGCCTCCACCACCACCCCCACCCCCCGCGGCGCCAGCACCTCCTGGATCGCCCCCGCAATCTCCCCCGTCAGCCGCTCCTGCACTTGCAGCCGGCGGGCAAACATGTCC contains the following coding sequences:
- a CDS encoding long-chain fatty acid--CoA ligase gives rise to the protein MYARGGPRPPEGTLTALFLDALRKYDRPDALMHRVATNSWRSVSHRTVRERVRRLALGLRELGIARGDRVAILSENRPEWAIADYACLTAGLTDVPIYSTLPAEQIPYILNDSGAVALFVSTAVQAEKVASIRAQVPGVRLVIAFDEGARAHADLTLADVESRGMGIDTPAAAEAWEREARAVKPNDLATIIYTSGTTGPPKGVMLTHDNFWSNVAATARLIPMGTDEVALSFLPLSHVLERIGDYWFFHTGTSIAYVESFDLVPICMQEVRPTIAMSVPRLYEKMYARVLENALSGSGTRKRIFFWARGVADRWANEKLAGREPSGLLALQYAIAQKLVFSKLKARTGGRMRYFVSGGAPLATEINKFFYAAGLTILEGYGLTETSPVIGVNTPKDFRIGTIGKPIDGVEVQIAADGEILTRGPHVMKGYWNKPEATAEAIDADGWLHTGDIGVIEDDFIRITDRKKDIIVTAGGKNIAPQPIENLIKTNKYVSQAVMIGDRRKYPILLVVPNYDNLEKWAAYKGILWTDRGQLLQMPTIQAKMDKEVREQLTGLASFETPKKIALLEHDFTVESGEMTPTLKVKRRVVDQRYKALIDTLYEDDVHA
- a CDS encoding SDR family oxidoreductase, which produces MDVHGAVNAPLAGKSAVVTGASRGIGRAIATALAAGGARVVAIARDSRALEQLVAETGAGALAIACDLAREEQVESALARLRQTVGTPDLLVNNAGIFALGAIGTLPPSEVDRMVQLNLLAPYRLMHALVPGMRQRGSGHVITIGSIADRTAFPENAGYAAGKFGARAMHEVLRQELRGSGVRVSLVSPGPTDTAIWDPIDPDARPGFTRRTQMLRADAVADAVLWLATRPAEVNVDELRVSHS
- the folE gene encoding GTP cyclohydrolase I FolE, yielding AEAHEHMVMVRDIELYSMCEHHLLPFFGKAHIAYIPNGTIVGLSKLPRIVDMFARRLQVQERLTGEIAGAIQEVLAPRGVGVVVEAYHLCMMMRGVEKQNSKTITSALLGCFRDDARTRDEFLRLAHGSNGR